Proteins encoded in a region of the Corynebacterium genitalium ATCC 33030 genome:
- a CDS encoding type II toxin-antitoxin system PemK/MazF family toxin, which yields MKLWRRESADSADERGLLRWVKNRDKRDKEASPLDQGLDLINERLGYTEANQHRRAARTRVVPTGDIARSIFYAPDMDGQAEPGEVVWFNVPTTPPKERSMLVVGRDRHDVLGLLISADENHADEKDWMPIGSGEWKPSGEPCWVRMDKTLSIPETDLRRRGALFPARRFERVAEHLRKRFDWA from the coding sequence ATGAAGTTGTGGCGCCGCGAATCGGCAGATTCCGCGGACGAACGCGGCCTTCTCCGGTGGGTGAAAAACCGGGACAAACGGGATAAAGAGGCCTCGCCGCTGGATCAAGGTCTGGACTTGATCAATGAGCGCCTCGGGTACACCGAGGCGAACCAGCACCGCCGCGCAGCCCGCACCCGTGTCGTGCCCACCGGCGACATTGCCCGCAGCATTTTCTACGCTCCCGACATGGACGGCCAAGCCGAGCCCGGGGAGGTCGTGTGGTTCAACGTGCCCACCACCCCACCGAAGGAGCGCTCCATGCTCGTTGTCGGCCGCGACCGCCACGACGTGCTGGGCCTGCTCATCTCCGCCGACGAGAACCACGCTGACGAAAAAGACTGGATGCCCATCGGTTCCGGCGAGTGGAAACCCTCCGGCGAGCCGTGCTGGGTGCGCATGGATAAGACGCTGTCCATTCCGGAAACAGACCTGCGCCGTCGCGGTGCCCTATTCCCGGCGCGGCGCTTCGAGCGCGTGGCTGAGCACTTGCGCAAGCGCTTCGACTGGGCATAG
- the lepA gene encoding translation elongation factor 4 gives MARATNFALETFTDPSKIRNFCIIAHIDHGKSTLADRILQLSNVVDARDMRDQYLDNMDIERERGITIKAQNVRLPWIPTSGPHEGEQVILQMIDTPGHVDFSYEVSRSLDACEGAILLVDAAQGIEAQTLANLYMAMENDLEIIPVLNKIDLPAADPEKYAEEIAHIIGCEPDEVLRVSGKTGMGVPELLDKVVELIPPPSSRSEDGETNDADAPARALVFDSVYDTYRGVVTYIRMMDGKLESGQKVKMMNTGVQHEILEIGIVSPTMQKAKGLGPGEVGYLITGVKDVRETRVGDTVTWANKGADEPLEGFEDVKPMVYSGLFPVSQEDFPTLRESLEKLQLNDASLTWEPETSVALGFGFRCGFLGLLHMEITRDRLEREFDLDLISTAPSVTYRVVAEDGTEQLVHNPSDWPGGKLQEVYEPVVNMTIIVPQEFVGTTMELCQSKRGTMKNMEFLSEERVELRYIMPLGEIIFDFFDMLKSRTKGYASLNYEDAGEQEADLVKVDILLQGEPVDAFSAIVHRDSAQWYGNKMTKKLKELIPRQQFEVPVQAAIGSKIIARENIRALRKDVLSKCYGGDISRKRKLLEKQKAGKKRMKNIGSVTVPQEAFVAALSTDEE, from the coding sequence GTGGCTAGGGCAACAAATTTCGCGTTGGAGACGTTCACGGATCCGTCCAAGATCCGCAACTTCTGCATTATCGCGCACATCGACCACGGCAAGTCGACGTTGGCGGACCGCATCCTGCAGCTGTCCAATGTTGTCGACGCGCGCGATATGCGCGACCAATACCTCGACAACATGGATATCGAGCGCGAACGCGGCATCACCATCAAGGCGCAGAACGTCCGCCTGCCGTGGATCCCAACCAGCGGACCCCACGAAGGGGAACAGGTCATCCTGCAGATGATCGATACCCCGGGCCACGTGGACTTTTCCTACGAAGTCTCTCGTTCGCTCGATGCGTGCGAGGGCGCCATTTTGCTTGTCGACGCAGCCCAAGGCATTGAAGCCCAGACCCTGGCCAACCTCTACATGGCCATGGAGAACGATCTGGAGATCATCCCGGTCCTGAACAAGATCGACTTGCCGGCCGCTGACCCGGAAAAGTACGCCGAGGAAATCGCCCACATCATCGGCTGCGAACCGGATGAGGTGCTGCGCGTTTCAGGAAAGACCGGCATGGGTGTGCCGGAGTTGCTGGATAAGGTCGTGGAACTGATTCCGCCACCGTCCTCACGGAGTGAAGACGGTGAAACTAACGACGCCGACGCGCCCGCCCGCGCGCTGGTTTTCGACTCTGTCTACGACACCTACCGCGGTGTGGTCACCTACATCCGCATGATGGACGGCAAGCTCGAGTCCGGCCAAAAGGTGAAGATGATGAACACCGGGGTCCAGCACGAGATCCTGGAAATCGGCATTGTCTCGCCGACCATGCAAAAGGCAAAGGGGCTCGGCCCGGGCGAGGTCGGCTACCTCATCACCGGCGTGAAAGACGTCCGCGAGACCCGTGTGGGCGATACTGTCACCTGGGCGAACAAGGGTGCCGACGAGCCGCTCGAGGGCTTCGAAGACGTCAAGCCCATGGTCTACTCGGGGCTGTTCCCCGTGTCCCAGGAAGACTTCCCCACGTTGCGCGAGAGCCTGGAAAAGCTGCAGCTTAACGACGCTTCTTTGACCTGGGAGCCCGAGACCTCCGTCGCCCTCGGCTTCGGTTTCCGCTGCGGATTCCTGGGCCTGCTGCACATGGAAATCACCCGCGACCGCCTCGAGCGCGAATTCGACCTAGACCTGATCTCCACCGCGCCGAGCGTGACCTACCGCGTGGTGGCGGAAGACGGCACCGAGCAGCTCGTGCACAACCCCTCCGACTGGCCCGGCGGCAAGTTGCAGGAGGTCTACGAGCCCGTTGTCAACATGACCATCATCGTCCCGCAGGAATTCGTGGGCACGACGATGGAGCTGTGCCAGTCCAAGCGCGGCACCATGAAGAACATGGAGTTCCTCTCCGAGGAGCGTGTGGAGCTGCGCTACATCATGCCGCTCGGTGAGATCATCTTCGACTTCTTCGACATGCTCAAGTCCCGCACGAAGGGCTACGCCTCCCTCAACTACGAGGATGCCGGCGAGCAGGAAGCAGACCTGGTGAAGGTCGACATTCTCCTCCAGGGCGAGCCGGTGGATGCGTTCTCTGCGATTGTCCACCGCGACTCCGCGCAGTGGTACGGCAACAAGATGACCAAGAAGCTCAAAGAGCTCATTCCGCGCCAGCAGTTCGAGGTGCCCGTCCAGGCCGCCATCGGCTCGAAGATCATCGCCCGCGAGAACATCCGTGCGCTGCGCAAGGACGTTTTGTCCAAGTGCTACGGCGGTGACATCTCCCGTAAGCGCAAGCTGCTGGAGAAGCAGAAGGCCGGTAAGAAGCGCATGAAGAACATCGGCTCGGTCACCGTGCCGCAAGAAGCGTTCGTCGCGGCGCTGTCGACCGACGAGGAATAG
- the thpR gene encoding RNA 2',3'-cyclic phosphodiesterase yields the protein MIRLFAALFPSEEAREHLVAALRPIRKFSRQEIRWTDPDNWHVTLAFYGDQPNDGAQISEHLAQVSAFHTAPTLHVSGAGAFEQRTLWMGLGGDPIKELMAECALPDMDVRQRPHMTVGRAGKRSRDPYAIPDIVRALSVYRGPEFTCDELCLVQSHLGEGRGGGPRYEVLERFHL from the coding sequence GTGATCCGGCTCTTCGCTGCACTGTTTCCTTCGGAGGAAGCGCGCGAGCACCTCGTTGCGGCGCTGCGTCCAATCAGGAAATTCTCCCGGCAGGAGATCCGCTGGACCGACCCCGACAACTGGCACGTGACCCTGGCGTTCTACGGCGATCAGCCGAACGATGGAGCTCAGATTAGTGAGCACCTCGCACAGGTGAGCGCTTTCCATACCGCGCCGACGTTGCACGTCTCCGGCGCCGGGGCGTTTGAGCAGAGGACATTGTGGATGGGGCTCGGGGGCGACCCGATCAAAGAGCTCATGGCCGAGTGCGCCCTGCCGGATATGGATGTGAGACAGCGGCCGCACATGACGGTCGGCAGGGCCGGGAAACGCTCCCGCGACCCTTACGCCATCCCGGACATCGTCCGCGCATTGTCTGTCTACCGCGGCCCGGAATTCACCTGCGATGAACTGTGTCTTGTCCAATCCCACCTCGGGGAAGGTCGCGGCGGAGGGCCCCGCTACGAGGTCCTTGAGCGCTTTCACCTGTAG
- a CDS encoding CPBP family intramembrane glutamic endopeptidase — translation MSLPYHRLARTHRLGKYTPWHPFIELILLTAFSFALMLAFILVVGFALVAVDYPLPLRGTFEELDESDPAMKFLLYGSLAAMIPAPFLAARITGRRPRALWSVDNRFRWGLFGRAALVVATFHIVTSLLDAVFASTGTFLPDFDERSLIILLIVAAYTPLQCAAEEIIYRGALPQIVGAWIRKPWLAYLLPIPFFVLAHDYDPAGLFFVAIFAVFASILVHRTGGLEVAIAFHAGNNMSVEWYALMGIDADITERPSLIFISELSTWVLFAILLIVFWNFSPPAREPAPARPQPGVHYPAVAPPPYPPHPALQGHVPPHQMPQPQHPQQPVPQPLQYPPSRNPLPVQYQQPQYPPPAQYPPVPPYYR, via the coding sequence ATGAGCTTGCCTTACCACCGGCTCGCGCGGACACACCGGCTGGGAAAGTACACGCCGTGGCACCCGTTCATCGAGCTGATCCTGCTGACAGCCTTTAGTTTCGCCTTGATGCTCGCGTTCATCCTTGTCGTCGGGTTCGCACTGGTGGCTGTCGATTATCCGCTTCCACTGAGGGGTACCTTCGAAGAACTCGACGAATCCGACCCGGCAATGAAGTTCCTGCTCTACGGCAGCCTGGCTGCCATGATCCCCGCCCCGTTTCTCGCTGCCCGTATCACTGGGCGCCGCCCGCGTGCTCTGTGGTCGGTGGACAACCGATTCCGGTGGGGCTTGTTCGGGCGGGCCGCGCTCGTAGTCGCTACCTTTCACATCGTCACATCGCTCCTGGATGCCGTTTTCGCCTCCACCGGCACCTTCTTGCCCGATTTTGACGAGCGTTCCCTCATCATCCTGCTCATCGTGGCCGCCTACACCCCGTTGCAGTGCGCCGCGGAGGAGATCATCTACCGCGGGGCATTACCGCAGATCGTCGGGGCATGGATCCGCAAACCCTGGTTGGCGTACCTGCTGCCCATTCCCTTCTTCGTGTTAGCCCACGATTACGACCCTGCCGGCCTGTTCTTCGTCGCCATCTTCGCCGTCTTCGCGTCCATCCTGGTCCACCGCACCGGCGGCTTGGAGGTGGCCATCGCCTTCCACGCGGGCAACAACATGTCCGTCGAGTGGTACGCCCTGATGGGAATCGACGCCGACATCACGGAGCGCCCCTCGCTGATCTTCATTTCCGAACTGTCCACGTGGGTCCTGTTCGCCATTCTGCTCATCGTGTTCTGGAATTTCTCGCCGCCAGCCCGCGAACCCGCCCCGGCCCGACCCCAGCCCGGTGTGCACTACCCCGCCGTTGCGCCACCTCCGTACCCGCCGCACCCTGCACTGCAAGGCCACGTTCCGCCGCACCAGATGCCGCAGCCGCAACACCCCCAACAACCGGTTCCGCAGCCCCTGCAGTATCCCCCATCGCGGAATCCTCTACCGGTGCAGTACCAGCAGCCACAGTATCCCCCGCCTGCGCAGTACCCGCCTGTGCCGCCGTACTACAGGTGA
- a CDS encoding BCCT family transporter — MHPDASRKARDKDKYPDGMHPGLIRGISVEEQRYEFGVDKVVFGVAAALIVGFIAWGVYSPESVSETAGEAFAWGMEHAGWLFNIVMFVCVLLVAVIALSRMGQIRLGKDDEEPEFGRFSWVAMMFAAGIGVGIFFFGPSEPLQFFLDPPPLTNEAGTETAMHQALAQSNFHWGLNPWAIYSLVGAAIAYSTYRRGRPLLMSSLFAPLMGESNNGTILSRTIDIMAVAATLFGTAASLGIAALQIGEGLGIVTDLEVGNPILLTIIGALTLGFVISAVSGVSKGIRILSNTNITLTFASILFIFLTGPTLLLINLIPSGTLYYFHEFFNMASRSLSWGEETLAFQSEWTAFYWAWWISWAPFVGTFLAKISRGRTLREFILMTVAVPTGILILAFSIFGGTAISFSREGVPGFDGESTPEQVLFSLFDALPLSNFTPYLLIAILAVFFITTADSASVVMGTMSSKGDPESNKMVSIFWGLCMMGVAVVMLLAGGEDALSGLQSLTVLIALPFSLVVLGLLFSFVRDLTTDPHTIRDRYAESALQYAVWHGLEDYGDNFELVIKESRYGDGAGKDFDSSDDKYTSWYERYDEDGNRVGYDYETDTWEDGYTREEVDDRVDEDDPDSDVESETGEQTADSER; from the coding sequence ATGCACCCCGACGCCAGCCGAAAGGCCCGCGACAAAGACAAGTACCCCGACGGGATGCACCCCGGTCTGATCCGCGGCATCAGCGTTGAAGAGCAGCGCTACGAATTCGGAGTGGACAAGGTCGTCTTCGGTGTCGCGGCAGCGCTCATCGTGGGATTCATCGCGTGGGGTGTCTACAGCCCGGAATCGGTTTCGGAGACAGCAGGTGAAGCATTCGCCTGGGGCATGGAGCACGCCGGATGGCTGTTCAACATCGTGATGTTCGTCTGCGTGCTTCTCGTTGCGGTGATTGCGCTCAGCCGCATGGGCCAGATCCGTCTGGGCAAGGACGACGAGGAACCGGAGTTCGGCCGCTTCTCGTGGGTGGCCATGATGTTTGCCGCAGGCATCGGCGTGGGCATCTTCTTCTTCGGCCCGTCTGAACCGCTGCAATTCTTCCTCGATCCACCACCGCTGACAAACGAGGCCGGCACCGAGACCGCCATGCACCAAGCGCTCGCCCAGTCCAACTTTCACTGGGGTTTGAACCCGTGGGCGATCTACTCCCTCGTGGGCGCGGCCATCGCCTATTCCACCTACCGCCGCGGCCGCCCGCTGTTGATGTCCTCACTCTTCGCGCCGCTGATGGGCGAGTCGAACAACGGCACCATCCTCAGCCGCACCATCGACATCATGGCTGTGGCCGCCACCCTGTTCGGAACCGCGGCATCGCTCGGTATCGCCGCCCTGCAAATCGGGGAAGGTCTCGGCATTGTCACCGACCTCGAAGTGGGCAACCCGATCCTGCTGACCATCATCGGGGCCCTCACCTTGGGCTTTGTCATCTCCGCGGTCTCTGGTGTGTCCAAGGGCATCCGCATCCTGTCGAACACCAACATCACGCTGACTTTCGCGTCAATACTCTTCATCTTCCTCACCGGCCCCACCCTGTTGCTGATCAACCTGATCCCCTCGGGCACGCTGTACTACTTCCACGAGTTCTTCAACATGGCGTCGCGCTCGCTGTCCTGGGGCGAAGAGACGCTGGCGTTCCAATCCGAGTGGACTGCGTTCTACTGGGCATGGTGGATCTCCTGGGCGCCGTTCGTCGGCACGTTCCTGGCAAAAATTTCCCGCGGCCGCACCCTGCGCGAATTCATCCTCATGACCGTGGCCGTGCCTACCGGCATCCTCATCCTGGCGTTCAGCATCTTCGGCGGCACTGCGATCTCCTTCTCACGCGAGGGCGTCCCCGGGTTCGACGGCGAGTCCACGCCAGAACAAGTGCTTTTCTCGCTTTTCGACGCGCTTCCGCTATCCAACTTCACCCCCTACCTGCTCATCGCTATCCTGGCCGTCTTCTTCATCACCACCGCAGACTCTGCTTCCGTGGTCATGGGCACCATGTCCTCGAAGGGCGACCCGGAATCCAACAAGATGGTCTCCATCTTCTGGGGCCTGTGCATGATGGGCGTGGCCGTGGTGATGCTGCTGGCCGGCGGCGAGGATGCCCTAAGCGGCCTGCAGTCGCTGACGGTGTTGATTGCCCTGCCCTTCTCGCTGGTGGTGTTGGGCCTGTTGTTCTCCTTCGTCCGCGACCTGACCACTGATCCGCACACCATCCGTGACCGTTACGCGGAGTCCGCGCTGCAGTACGCGGTGTGGCACGGCCTTGAGGATTATGGCGACAACTTCGAGCTGGTAATCAAGGAGTCGCGCTACGGTGACGGTGCAGGCAAGGACTTTGACTCCTCCGATGACAAGTACACCAGCTGGTACGAGCGTTATGACGAAGACGGCAACCGCGTCGGCTACGACTACGAAACCGACACATGGGAAGACGGCTACACCCGCGAGGAAGTCGACGACCGAGTCGACGAGGACGACCCTGATTCCGATGTCGAATCCGAAACGGGCGAACAAACGGCAGACTCCGAACGTTAG
- a CDS encoding alpha/beta fold hydrolase, translating into MISTIIPPNARTREHTLQVPWDRERPELGTFELFARELYAHGDGESLPPLLFLQGGPGNPAPRFMQGWIPEALQHYRIFLMDERGTGRSGKIDRGTPELIDERILSKLRCPDVVADAEDLRRHLGFAKWDVLGNSFGALCTGSYLSWAPGGIGHAYLTGALPQLGWSPEVYNEVTLGLFHARIEDFYATVPNAQERVREICDHLNNVEEFLPTGERLTANRFRFVGVALGEEQGFHSLAILLEEPFDRRHADKRLRKDFLAMVNDFVSLERNPLWAVLHETLFGWPGQAPNWAAERTMAGRPGFRLDADPTNLDEPYYLLGNYFFKHHFDEDPALIPFREEVHKLAQKTDFSRVFNEEQLYVNEVPAVVALYEQDMFIPFEMACENAAKIGNMKVWSHPDWAHDAIYAHGAELFRGIYDAMHGEGASQG; encoded by the coding sequence ATGATCTCCACAATCATCCCCCCGAACGCGCGTACGCGGGAACATACGCTTCAGGTCCCGTGGGACCGCGAGCGCCCGGAGTTGGGCACCTTCGAGCTGTTCGCGCGCGAGCTCTACGCGCACGGGGACGGAGAGAGCCTTCCGCCACTGTTGTTTCTCCAAGGCGGCCCCGGCAACCCCGCACCGCGCTTCATGCAGGGCTGGATTCCGGAGGCGTTGCAGCACTACCGCATCTTCCTCATGGATGAACGCGGCACGGGTCGTTCCGGCAAGATCGACCGCGGCACGCCGGAGCTTATCGACGAACGCATCTTGTCCAAACTCCGCTGTCCCGATGTCGTCGCTGACGCGGAGGATTTGCGCCGGCACCTGGGGTTTGCGAAGTGGGACGTGCTGGGCAACTCGTTCGGCGCGCTGTGCACTGGAAGTTACCTCTCGTGGGCACCGGGCGGCATCGGCCACGCGTATCTCACCGGGGCGCTGCCGCAGCTGGGCTGGTCGCCCGAGGTGTACAACGAGGTCACACTCGGCCTTTTCCACGCGCGCATCGAGGACTTCTACGCCACGGTGCCGAATGCGCAAGAGCGCGTCCGGGAGATCTGCGACCATTTGAACAACGTCGAGGAATTCCTGCCCACGGGTGAGCGGCTCACCGCGAACCGTTTCCGTTTCGTAGGTGTTGCGCTCGGCGAGGAGCAGGGTTTTCATTCGTTGGCGATTTTGTTGGAGGAGCCGTTTGACCGTCGTCACGCGGACAAGCGGTTGCGCAAAGACTTCCTGGCGATGGTCAATGACTTTGTCTCGCTGGAACGCAACCCGCTGTGGGCGGTGCTGCACGAAACGCTCTTTGGCTGGCCGGGGCAGGCGCCGAACTGGGCGGCGGAACGCACGATGGCCGGACGGCCGGGCTTTCGGCTTGACGCAGACCCGACGAACCTGGACGAGCCGTACTACCTGCTGGGCAACTACTTCTTCAAACACCACTTCGACGAAGATCCGGCACTGATCCCGTTCCGCGAAGAGGTGCACAAGCTCGCGCAGAAGACGGACTTCTCCCGGGTGTTCAACGAGGAGCAGCTCTACGTCAACGAGGTCCCGGCAGTAGTTGCTCTATACGAGCAAGATATGTTCATTCCCTTCGAGATGGCCTGCGAGAACGCAGCGAAGATTGGGAACATGAAGGTCTGGTCGCACCCCGATTGGGCCCATGACGCGATCTATGCCCACGGCGCAGAACTGTTCCGTGGGATTTATGACGCAATGCACGGCGAGGGTGCTTCGCAGGGTTAA
- a CDS encoding ribokinase: MAEIVVVGSINADLTVGVARHPHPGETLLGTGGGISAGGKGANQAVAAARLGSSVAMVGAVGDDTNAEDATALLKEAGVDLSGVIIGTEVTGLAVITVAEDGENTIIVVPGANGEMGAGAVEKQKALIETAELVLLQGEIPADGFKRSVELSRGRVVINLAPVIDVDQDVLLRADPLVVNEHEAAGVLEMLGHASPDDPQKQLDALMQAGFASVVITLGADGALVAADGMSEKIDSPRVQAVDTVGAGDAFTGALCHQLVHGADIVDAARFAAKVGAFSVTRHGAQASYPLAGEL, translated from the coding sequence ATGGCAGAGATTGTTGTGGTCGGTTCCATCAACGCAGACCTGACCGTGGGTGTCGCGCGCCACCCCCATCCGGGCGAGACTCTTCTGGGCACTGGCGGGGGCATCTCCGCTGGCGGCAAGGGCGCGAACCAGGCCGTTGCCGCCGCGCGGCTGGGCAGTTCCGTCGCCATGGTCGGCGCTGTCGGCGACGACACCAACGCCGAGGACGCGACCGCTCTACTGAAAGAAGCGGGGGTAGATCTCAGTGGAGTTATCATCGGCACGGAAGTCACTGGCTTAGCCGTGATCACCGTCGCTGAGGACGGAGAGAACACGATCATCGTGGTGCCGGGGGCGAATGGGGAGATGGGGGCTGGTGCCGTCGAGAAGCAAAAAGCTCTCATCGAGACAGCGGAACTTGTCCTGCTGCAAGGCGAAATCCCTGCTGACGGTTTCAAGCGCTCGGTCGAGCTGAGCCGTGGGCGCGTGGTGATCAATCTAGCGCCGGTCATCGACGTCGACCAAGACGTTCTCCTGCGGGCCGATCCGCTCGTGGTGAACGAGCATGAGGCTGCCGGCGTGCTGGAGATGCTCGGCCACGCCTCCCCAGACGACCCGCAGAAGCAGCTGGACGCGTTGATGCAGGCTGGCTTTGCTTCCGTGGTGATCACGCTCGGCGCAGACGGTGCACTCGTCGCAGCCGACGGCATGAGCGAGAAGATCGACTCTCCGCGTGTGCAGGCGGTGGACACGGTCGGGGCGGGCGACGCGTTCACGGGTGCGCTGTGCCACCAGCTCGTCCACGGCGCAGACATCGTGGACGCCGCGCGCTTCGCCGCGAAGGTCGGCGCATTCTCCGTGACCCGGCACGGAGCCCAAGCCTCCTACCCGCTAGCAGGAGAGCTCTAG
- a CDS encoding acid phosphatase: MKRLLPAIFSTALAVAVPAVSLTAAPAHAQPLGHVNFNLPPNSKVTVPQLRDPNTGSSTGQVPREASGAPQPVPFSPDYLAGYISDISPYQYGIYAEVNRLFPSLRDNRPDVMDSNLQQVIAINNAASSDPELVRRAQVDAVASSDELLVTLSEGLGEEFGKQFRDALREGRLPKTQYLLGNGYLARSGGIASSTFAEKQIFNYNRPHVVAPDRIKRYNPPGEDLYLTSKSFPSGHTNQAALVTSLLAYMVPEAAPQLHYRGAEAGHSRIVLGVHYPLDVIGGRMSGQAAAADRLNDPKMRNAFDQAAAELRAEMQWRTGKSIPELVASDKPYVPTATAVEQTTKWNTYDFKPIYRTDAPMIVPQAAPTLIAASFPELNYHQRAQVIAQTATAPGNPLDWQAEGGSWQRVNLAAATSAKVNVNQDGSVTVLR; the protein is encoded by the coding sequence ATGAAGCGTCTCCTCCCTGCCATTTTCTCCACCGCACTGGCCGTTGCCGTTCCTGCTGTTTCGCTCACCGCCGCCCCGGCTCACGCTCAGCCGTTGGGTCACGTGAACTTCAACCTCCCGCCGAACTCCAAGGTCACAGTGCCGCAGCTGCGCGATCCGAACACCGGATCCTCGACCGGACAGGTTCCCCGCGAGGCCAGCGGCGCCCCGCAACCGGTGCCGTTCAGCCCGGATTACCTGGCCGGCTACATTTCCGATATCTCGCCTTACCAGTACGGCATTTACGCCGAGGTCAACCGCCTCTTCCCGTCCCTGCGCGACAACCGCCCCGACGTGATGGACTCCAACCTGCAGCAGGTCATCGCCATCAACAATGCTGCATCCTCCGACCCGGAGCTGGTGCGCCGCGCTCAGGTCGACGCTGTCGCCTCCTCCGACGAGCTGCTGGTGACGCTGTCGGAGGGTCTTGGCGAGGAATTCGGCAAGCAGTTCCGCGACGCCCTGCGCGAAGGCCGCCTACCCAAGACGCAGTACCTGCTGGGGAACGGCTACCTGGCCCGCTCCGGCGGCATCGCCAGCTCCACCTTCGCCGAGAAGCAGATCTTCAACTACAACCGCCCGCACGTGGTCGCCCCGGATCGCATCAAGCGCTACAACCCGCCGGGGGAGGACCTGTACCTGACCTCGAAGTCTTTCCCGTCCGGCCACACCAACCAGGCTGCGCTAGTCACTTCGCTGCTGGCGTACATGGTCCCGGAGGCTGCCCCGCAGCTCCACTACCGTGGTGCTGAAGCCGGTCACAGCCGGATCGTGCTGGGGGTGCACTACCCGCTCGATGTCATCGGCGGGCGCATGTCCGGCCAGGCTGCTGCTGCGGATCGTCTGAATGACCCGAAGATGCGCAACGCGTTCGACCAGGCTGCCGCTGAGCTGCGCGCCGAGATGCAGTGGCGCACCGGCAAGTCCATTCCGGAGCTGGTGGCATCCGATAAACCGTATGTGCCCACCGCGACGGCCGTGGAGCAGACCACGAAGTGGAACACCTACGACTTCAAGCCGATCTACCGCACCGACGCCCCGATGATCGTCCCGCAGGCAGCGCCGACGCTCATCGCGGCGAGCTTCCCCGAGCTCAACTACCACCAGCGCGCGCAGGTCATTGCGCAGACCGCCACCGCGCCGGGCAACCCGCTGGACTGGCAAGCGGAGGGCGGTTCCTGGCAGCGCGTCAACCTGGCCGCGGCGACGTCTGCGAAGGTCAACGTCAACCAGGACGGATCGGTCACCGTTCTGCGTTAG
- a CDS encoding ABC transporter ATP-binding protein: MVHVESLSIPRILEDISFDISPGERVGLIGESGSGKSMTAMSIMGLVDPRLKVSGSITVHGQEVTRSMRGTTVAMVFQEPMTALDPLMTVERQVAEASSLDRARELLREVGIERTAAYPHELSGGQRQRVLIALAIAGDPDLLICDEPTTALDVTVQAQILDLLDRLVRERNMALLFITHDLGVISRMTDRIIVLKDGRIVDPDADLKNPQVDYTAQLVAASRPGEPALVRDADKPIVELDHVTWRRGDTLALDDVSLTVRKGERLGIVGGSGSGKTSLLRLIAGLGEPDSGTVRVDGGLQMVFQDPYSSLNPRRKVRDSIRESGTDKQRADEVLAQVGLEGTGDRLPNEFSGGQRQRISIARAAAPRPEILIADEPVSALDVSVRAQVLELLDDLVVHDKLTLIFVSHDLSVVRQVCPTIAVLHKGRIVETGPTEDVWANPQHKYTRKLLASIPAFEY; this comes from the coding sequence TTGGTGCATGTAGAAAGCCTCTCGATCCCCCGGATCCTGGAGGACATTTCCTTCGACATCTCCCCCGGTGAGCGCGTGGGCCTGATCGGTGAGTCCGGCTCCGGCAAATCCATGACCGCCATGTCCATCATGGGCTTGGTCGACCCGCGGCTGAAGGTCTCCGGTTCGATCACCGTGCATGGCCAAGAAGTGACCCGCAGCATGCGCGGCACCACCGTGGCCATGGTCTTCCAGGAACCGATGACCGCACTTGACCCGCTCATGACGGTCGAGCGCCAAGTCGCTGAGGCCAGCTCGCTAGATCGCGCGCGCGAACTCCTGCGCGAGGTCGGCATTGAGCGCACCGCCGCCTATCCGCACGAGCTCTCCGGCGGCCAGCGCCAGCGCGTGCTCATCGCCCTAGCTATTGCCGGCGACCCGGACCTGCTTATTTGCGACGAGCCAACCACAGCCCTCGACGTGACCGTTCAGGCGCAGATCCTCGATCTGCTCGACCGCCTGGTCCGGGAGCGCAACATGGCGCTGCTGTTCATCACCCACGACCTTGGCGTCATCTCCCGGATGACGGACCGGATCATCGTGCTCAAGGACGGGCGCATCGTTGACCCCGACGCGGACCTGAAGAATCCGCAGGTGGACTACACAGCACAGTTGGTCGCGGCGTCGCGGCCGGGGGAACCGGCGCTGGTGCGCGACGCGGATAAGCCGATCGTTGAACTTGACCACGTCACCTGGCGCCGCGGTGACACGCTCGCGCTTGATGACGTCTCTTTGACCGTCCGCAAAGGCGAGCGCCTCGGCATCGTCGGTGGATCGGGCTCGGGCAAGACTTCGTTGCTGCGACTCATCGCAGGTCTAGGTGAGCCAGATAGTGGCACCGTGCGTGTCGACGGCGGCTTGCAGATGGTCTTCCAAGACCCCTACTCCTCGCTGAATCCGCGCCGGAAAGTGCGCGATTCGATCCGTGAATCCGGCACCGATAAGCAACGCGCGGATGAGGTGCTGGCCCAAGTCGGCCTGGAGGGCACGGGCGATCGTCTTCCCAACGAGTTCTCCGGCGGGCAGCGCCAACGCATCTCCATTGCGCGCGCCGCTGCCCCGCGCCCGGAAATCCTCATTGCCGACGAGCCAGTTTCGGCGCTCGACGTGTCAGTGCGGGCTCAGGTGCTCGAGCTTCTCGACGACCTTGTGGTCCACGACAAACTCACCCTCATCTTCGTTTCCCACGACCTGTCCGTCGTACGGCAGGTGTGCCCCACGATCGCGGTGCTGCACAAGGGCCGCATCGTGGAGACCGGCCCGACCGAAGACGTGTGGGCGAACCCGCAGCACAAGTACACGCGCAAGCTGCTGGCCTCCATCCCTGCGTTCGAGTATTAG